Proteins encoded by one window of Xiphophorus couchianus chromosome 13, X_couchianus-1.0, whole genome shotgun sequence:
- the LOC114155802 gene encoding gastrula zinc finger protein XlCGF8.2DB-like: MDDQRRLLDFSRRPQIILHRIDSLKCNVYNLERRSTPDQEELEPLQVKQEQEVPENHQIKVEEKEVYCSQGEEQIELKQETDTCMLVPVDEQTDHSESEPNRNQVIFQEAAEAENQNQERRKPFSCDICKKRLTSKSVFDAHMRTHTGQKPFSCVNCGKCFSQKQHLTRHMMIHTGEKPFSCVNCGKSFSEKRNLTKHMMIHTGEKPFSCVNCGKSFSEKQNLTKHMMTHTGEKPYSCVNCGKGFSRKLSLTEHMMIHTGEKPFSCVNCGKSFSQKQNLTQHMKTHTGEKPFSCVNCGKSFSLKQHLTQHMMIHTVEKQ, encoded by the exons aTTCCCTGAAGTGTAACGTTTATAACCTGGAGAGGAGATCCACTCCGGACCAGGAGGAGTTagaacctctgcaggtgaaacaagaacaggaagtgcctgaaaatcatcagataaaagtggaagagaaagaagtttactgcagtcagggtgaagaacagattgaattaaaacaggagactgatacctgcatgttggttcctgttgatgagcaaacagaccacagtgaatcagaaccaaacaggaaccaagtcatcttccaggaagctgctgaagctgagaaccaaaatcaggaaagaagaaaacctttctcatgtgaCATCTGTAAGAAGCGTTTGacttcaaaatctgtttttgatgctcacatgagaactcatacgggtcaaaagccgttttcatgtgtgaactgtggaaaatgttttagtcaaaaacagcatttaactcggcacatgatgattcacactggtgaaaagccgttttcatgtgtgaactgtggaaaaagttttagtgaaAAACGGAATTTAACTAAGcatatgatgattcacactggtgaaaagccgttttcctgtgtgaactgtggaaaaagttttagtgaaaaacagaatttaactaagcacatgatgactcacactggtgaaaagccgtattcatgtgtgaattgtggaaaaggttttagtcgAAAACTTAGTTTAActgagcacatgatgattcacactggtgaaaagccgttttcatgtgtgaactgtggaaaaagttttagtcaaaaacagaatttaactcagcacatgaagactcacactggtgaaaagccgttttcatgtgtgaattgtggaaaaagttttagtctaaaacagcatttaactcagcacatgatgattcacactg TTGAAAAGCAGTAG
- the LOC114155801 gene encoding gastrula zinc finger protein XlCGF57.1-like, whose amino-acid sequence MDDQILVFTRTPQIILYRIDHLLDRFWKEEVCSDQQLCKPETGPSLDQEEPEPLQLKDKQQKPEHPWTKEEPLELCIGEHKEHLELKQETEDSLMLTPNHEEKNHIQPEPVSNQVLSQIFKKDSFIPKKNLTQDLKSHTGEKRFPCRTCGKSFSKKRDLTDHMRIHSGERPFKCWLCRNSFTTKVVLDSHVRTHTGVKRFSCAICGKGFSRNYTMNYHMRRHKNERPFPWNTCEKTYTSKDPLSDNTVENPFLCGICGKAFQESNSLRTHLMTHTKETPFQCRTCGKSYKEKVHFTIHMKTHTDGKLCSFCGKTFTTKSNFERHVRIHTSEKPFSCTICGKGFIQKEHLAYHMTHHTDDRPFPCDICEKSFKRKDALKRHMRIHTGEKPFLCKTCGRAFIHHNSFKAHLLTHK is encoded by the exons ATGGATGATCAGATACTGGTTTTTACCCGGACACCTCAAATCATCTTATATCGAATAG ACCACCTACTGGATCGGTTTTGGAAAGAGGAGGTTTGCTCTGACCAGCAGCTCTGTAAACCTGAGACAGGTCCCAGTTTGGAccaggaggaaccagaacctctgcagctGAAAGACAAGCAGCAAAAGCCAGAACATCCCTGGACTAAAGAGGAACCATTGGAGCTCTGCATAGGTGAACATAAAGAGCATCTTGAGCTGAAGCAGGAGACTGAAGATTCATTAATGTTGACTCCTAATCATGAAGAAAAGAACCACATTCAACCAGAACCAGTCAGTAACCAAGTGCTCTCTcagatctttaaaaaagattCCTTTATTCCAAAGAAAAACTTGACTCAAGACTTGAAAAGTCATACAGGTGAGAAACGTTTTCCGTGTCggacatgtggaaaaagtttttctaaaaaaagagatttaacaGATCACATGAGGATTCATTCAGGTGAGAGACCTTTCAAATGTTGGCTCTGTAGAAACAGTTTCACTACAAAAGTTGTTCTGGACTCTCATGTCAGAACCCACACAGGGGTGAAGCGATTTTCTTGTGCCATTTGTGGCAAAGGTTTTAGTCGAAATTATACTATGAATTATCACATGAGGCGCCACAAAAATGAAAGGCCTTTTCCCTGGAATACCTGTGAGAAAACGTACACATCAAAAGATCCATTGAGCGATAATACAGTTGAGAATCCCTTTTTGTGTGGGATCTGTGGAAAAGCTTTCCAAGAAAGCAATAGCTTAAGAACTCACCTGATGACTCACACAAAAGAGACACCGTTTCAGTGCagaacatgtggaaaaagttacaaagaaaaagtacatttcaCAATTCACATGAAAACTCATACAGATGGGAAGCTTTGTTCTTTCTGTGGAAAAACTTTCACAACCAAGTCTAATTTTGAAAGACACGTCAGAATTCACACtagtgagaagcctttctcttgtacAATTTGTGGCAAAGGCTTTATTCAAAAAGAGCATTTGGCTTATCACATGACGCATCACACAGATGATAGGCCTTTTCCCTGTgatatctgtgaaaaatcttttaaaagaaaggATGCATTGAAAagacacatgagaattcacacaggtgagaaacccTTTTTGTGCAAGACCTGTGGAAGAGCATTCATCCACCATAACAGCTTTAAAGCTCATTTGCTAACTCACAAATGA
- the LOC114155789 gene encoding zinc finger protein OZF-like: MSSVQPQRRFMNQHLTPAEETDPEFEEVIVKSEDELDDQSSLLDFSQEDIHQDDVWKEEALADQERSSRFDEEDPEPLQMKEEQVEFGHLQIKEEDMELLVSQDEELLELKEESDTFMVTPTDEESFHTEPEPNWYPLDSQDSPESDNQDQEGSISEDWGSKSDEEQMLNERGQETRQYNQYSESSNQEGHSAHKEKKQYSCKMCDKSFSQNNNLTIHMRSHTGERPFSCETCGKGFTTKSNLTLHLRTHTGEKPFPCVTCGKSFSLKCILTEHIRTHTGEKPFPCLVCEKSFPSKNHLNKHLRSHTGERPFSCITCGKRFSLKCNLTEHMRTHTGEKPFQCLACDKSFNSKNHLNKHLRVHTGERPFSCMICGKRFAQKSCLTDHMRTHTGEKPFLCDMCQKAFSLRSSLNNHMRTHTGDKPFSCDTCERTFTLKSRLNRHMRSHTGEKPFTCNACTKTYSLKSSLTKHMKTHVG, from the exons ATGTCTTCAGTTCAGCCGCAGAGGAGATTTATGAACCAGCATTTAACTCCTGCTGAAGAAACCGACCCAGAGTTTGAAGAAGTCATCGTGAAATCGGAGGACGAGCTCGATGATCAGTCCAgtctgctggatttctcccaAGAAG ACATCCACCAGGATGATGTTTGGAAAGAGGAGGCGCTCGCCGATCAGGAGAGGAGCTCCAGATTTGATGAAGAGGATCCCGAACCTCTGCAGATGAAAGAGGAGCAGGTTGAGTTTGGacatctgcagataaaagagGAAGACATGGAGCTCCTTGTCAGTCAAGATGAGGAACTGCTTGAGCTGAAGGAGGAGTCTGACACCTTCATGGTGACGCCTACTGACGAGGAAAGCTTTCACaccgaaccagaaccaaactggTACCCGCTCGACTCTCAGGACTCCCCTGAAAGTGACAACCAGGATCAGGAAGGAAGCATTTCAGAAGACTGGGGGTCAAAGAGTGATGAAGAGCAAATGCTAAATGAACGGGGTCAGGAAACGAGACAATATAATCAGTATTCTGAGAGCTCAAATCAAGAAGGGCACAGTGctcacaaagaaaagaaacaatattCTTGTAAAATGTGTGATAAAAGCTTTTCCCAGAATAATAACCTGACGATACACATGAGAAGTCACACAGGGGAGAGGCCTTTCTCATGcgagacatgtggcaaaggtttTACTACAAAATCGAATTTAACCCTTCACttgagaactcacacaggtgagaagccttttccgtgcgtgacctgtggaaaaagcttcagtctaaaatgtattttaactgAGCACATTAGAACTCACACTGGTGAGAAACCCTTCCCATGTCTGGTCTGTGAGAAAAGTTTCCCCTCCAAAAACCATTTGAATAAGCATTTGAGAAGTCACACTGGTGAGAGGCCATTCTCATGTATCACCTGTGGGAAAAGGTTCAGTCTGAAGTGTAATTTAACTGAACATATGAGGACTCACACTGGTGAGAAGCCTTTTCAGTGTTTGGCTTGTGACAAAAGTTTTAACTCTAAAAACCATTTGAATAAACACCTGAGAGTCcacacaggtgagaggcctttctCCTGCATGATCTGTGGAAAAAGGTTCGCTCAGAAAAGTTGTTTAACGgatcacatgagaactcacacgGGGgagaaaccttttctttgtgaTATGTGTCAGAAAGCCTTCAGCCTGAGGAGCAGCTTGAATAACCACATGAGAACCCATACAGGTGACAAGCCTTTCTCATGCGACACCTGTGAAAGAACGTTCACGTTAAAGAGTCGTCTGAATAGACACATGAGATCTCACACAGGGGAGAAACCGTTTACATGTAATGCATGTACTAAAACCTACAGCCTTAAAAGTAGTTTGACCAAACATATGAAGACTCACGTTGGCTAG